A region of the Kwoniella shandongensis chromosome 11, complete sequence genome:
agaagttgatctCTGCGAAAGATCTGTGTTTTCATTATCCTGGTTGGATATCACCTCAGTCTACGGAATGGGGTAGTTTTAGCGAGACGGTATATGATATTAtcgcttctttcgctttACCACCAGTGCGATCCTCCGCTCCCGCCATCGCTAACAACAACCACGCCActaacatcaacatcaacgataacaacaaccacaacacTAGCCAAGGATTCGTGTCTTGTGACTCGACACATGAGGGCCGCACAGTGACGCTACACAACGTATCGTTCGAAGATATCTCCCTTCCTGCAAtccatcgtcaacatcaaccttTATCGAAATTGAGAACATTCTTCGCACCCATCGAGGAGCAGTACGATCTCTACGACTTGGTCTCGCGTCTTGGACCTTGTCCAGCAATAGGGCGAGGTAAGGAGAGTGTTGTCATCAGTAGAGATatgagaaaagagagattggagatgatcaGAGATCAGTTGAGTTTGTATCATGCGGGAGAGGATATGGTCCGGCAGACCGTGATTGCGGGAGATCAGGATCAACAGGATGGACAAGTGGGAGCCGTTGTCGATACCACAGGCAATGGAGGTGTTCAAGTGGCACAAGCCGAACTTGTTGAGACTACCACCCAAGAGGTGGTCGGAACACAATCTTCTGGTCAGGTCGACGATGGCGGGAGGTACGCGACAGAAATCGAGTACATCGATCTCTGTACTACCATCCCGCTATTCGAAGACCGGGAAATCGATATACAGGCATTCGTGAGATCGACAATCGTTGATCCTCACATGtggaagaaggcagaggagaagatacgCTTCTTAACAAAGGGAGGAGATGTAGAGAAGTGCGTGTGTTGTGGGGAGAAATGATAATATGGTACGGAAATTGTCGAGGATTAAACCATGAAATTTATAGCAGCACCCTTCTGCGACGGTACATTACAGAGCACACTTTTTGTTTGGTATACGCATGAATATCCATGCTATAACATTGCGCAGTTGCACGACGAATCCAGTCAGCAGTGATGAAACCCTCttccaagtcagcttgtctCCTTGCAACCAACCGTTAGTACCTCGACGGAAATGCTCTCATGCCTCTGAACCAATGACTCATGTTTGGGTGGAAACCGGTGCATCCCATGATAAGACAGAAAAATATCGATCCCATCCTACATGCTCTCTCACTCTACCGTCCAGACGAAAAGCCAATCGAGTCGATTACTTCTTCTTACCGGCGACGGCCTTGCCAACACGTCGACCACTGTTATTAGAAAGAGACCATCAGCGTCAAATCGACATTGCACTCCAGCACGACGTAAGCGATGGGAAGAACACTTACGTGGTCTTGGTGTGTTGACCCCTGACTCGCAAACCCCAGTGGTGTCGAAGACCTCTGTGAGATcggatcttcttcaacctctcgagATCCTCTCGGAGACGCTGGTCAATGACGTTGGACAAGATGTGGTGGTTCTTGCCGTCGTTGATGTCTCGCTGCCTGTTAAGGAACCAAGTGGGGATCTTGAATTGGGCGGGGTTTTGCATGATGGTGACGATtcgctcaagctcatcgGAGTTGAGCTCTCCGGCTCTAAAAACACAGACAAGAGTATCAGTATTGTGTCCTATATTGTACGTTGGGCTGAGAAGTTGCAGACGTGGACAGACGAGAGGAGCAAAAGGGAAATGACAGTCAATGATCAGattggtggtgaggagtTGCCTCCCGTCCCCCATGATCGACCAGGCTGCCTTCCCAAACACTCCCACTCTCTCGACGTCTGCACCCCTTGCGCCCTCGAACGAAACCGCACGCACCGCTTGTTGAGGTCAACATCGGCCTTCTTGCAGACCAAGTTGGCGTATCGTCGACCAACACCCTTGATCTCGGTAAGAGCGTACATGATCTTGCCTTGACCCTTGACGTTGGTGTTaaggagacgaagaatgTGCTGTGGGAGTGAAGGATATCAGCACAACATTCCTCCTGTTTGAGGCGTTTCCTCCTTCGACGTTATCCCCTTCGTCGATGTCCAGTTGCCTTCCTATCCGACTCGACTCCACTTCGATCTCCCCTGCTCCAGCCAAAAACCACTAAAGAAAACCGTGATACCCACTTGGAATTGCTGATGGGCTTCGAGAGGAGCGAACGACATCTTGGCGAATCTTTCTTTTGGGTTAAAGAAGGGAAATAGATCTGAAAGAGGGATAGATGTATGTCAGCGTTCAGAGTCAAAGTCTTTTCGACGACCATATATTCCCCTgccccttccttccccttgttcaTCGtcccttcatctcatccCCACTTCTTTCTTCCTATTCTATCTATGCGACGAACTCTTCTCCTGCTGATGGCGTTGAATTGACTTACCCGCTTTTTCAGGTATAGAAGATGTCAATAAGACttgaaggttgagaaggactAACAAGTGGTGATGGGTTCAGAGGCGATTTAGCAGCAAGCAAACGCAGTGTCTCGTGGTTGTTGCAACCAAAGGTGAGAGGGAGTCAGAGTGTcagtgtgtgtgtgtgcggTGGTTGTGGTGCAAGTGTGAGTGTACggtgcgagtgagtgagtgtgacagtGACCGTACGGTGGGTACAGTGTATGGCTCAGATCGGGATTAATCGAACAAAATATGATTTATGAAATTGTTTCTTGTACACTCGGAGTTTCGCGGAGTTTCGTTTTGGACCTCAATTCAACTACTAAAATACCATTTTGGGTAATTATGGGAagtgccactcaccatacgTCTCCTCACCGTACCACTTGGTACTGGCTTTGGCTTACACTGCTCACTGCTCACTGTTGGCTGCACACTGTACACTGCACAGAGTCTCACTGCTCCTTGTCATCTTCATTGGAGTCACGACTATCAaagtcttctcctccctaTCCTTCAAGTCGATCGCAAAACATACGGCAAAAATGTGAGTGAGGACCCACACGTTCAGCGGACgggacgaagagaagagaagagaagggaggagaggatgatggtggacaCGAAGGAAACAAGGACAAATGCTGATGATTTTTTTGATGCTCCTTTTCGTCGTAATGATCATAGGGTcaacatgtgagtgtggtctTCGTCAACTGTTGGAAAATGGGTATATACTGATGatcgttcctcttcttctagcCCCAAGTACGTACACATTCCGAACGTTCCTCATTCCCTGTGGTCGTCCGAGGTGTAGATTGTTGGAAAGATGGAGTGGTttgagaggagatggattaCTGACAACTTTCGAACTTTTTCGTTTCATCGGAAAACAGGACTCGACGAACCTGTACGTTCACGTCCTATCTTATCTTGGTCCACTTCGACGATGGCTGACTGTTTTTCCTAAATTCGTGCAGACTGCAAGGGTAAGGCTTGTAAGAAGCACACCCCTCACAAGGTGACCCAGTacaagaagggaaaggactCTTTGGCCGCCCAGGGAAAGCGACGATATGACCGTGAGTGGAGCTTGCTAGTACATCttggagagaggaggagagaagtgggGCATGAGCCACGATAGTGTGGTCATCACCTCGAACGACTGGAGGCACGGAGATGGGACGATGCGCGGACTTTGAGGAACGGACTTGAGATGCGCATCGAATGGAGGACTTGACGAGCTTACACACTTCACCCACAGGAAAGCAAAGCGGTTACGGTGGTCAGACCAAGCCCGTCTTCCACAAGAAGGCTAAGACCGTACGTTGCTTTTTCGCGTCTTTTGTTTTATCATTGCTGATGATTTTGTGTCTTTTACTTGTGTCTCTTttctctccccctcttcatcccactCGTCCACTCTTCATCTCGGTCGACCGAAATCACCGTGTCCATCATCGTTCACCGCGGCTCATACACACTTTCCGCCACAGACCAAGAAGGTCGTCCTCCGACTCGAGTGCACTTCTTGCAAGACCAAGCACCAACTCTCTCTCAAGCGATGCAAGCACTTCGAGCTCGGTGGTgacaagaagcagagaggtGCCGCCATCAACTTCTAAACGGATGCATACAGTTTGGGTTACGGAGCTCGGAGAGTCTGTCATGTCTCTGTCGTTCGGCgaagggatggatggatttCTGTTGTTTTCGGAGCTTGGATCTTTAGGCTTTCGTtagagatgatgatgtatgattATGGGCGACCTGAACCGGTATCCTATCAAGCGGCTTGCAGTCGTGTTCATGTGTGCATTGTGCTATTTGCCTGGACCGTGTTATGTGgtaggaggagagaggggcGAAGGTATGCCTTAAAAGTGGCGGAGTGAAACTCATACCGCGTTGTAGCGGTGCATCTGTCTATCCACACGGCGCAATTGAACTTCACACCTGCCGCTGACGGCTGTCTACGTCCTCTAGTCTTATCGCAAAATAAGAGACGAGGCAATACTCATCTGTCTGATGTAGATGCTTCGATGCTTCGGGTCGATGTGAAGCGCCTTAGGAAAATTCAGTTGCAGGTCATGAAGTTTCGGTGCCAAATCGCGTGACAATCACGTGGTCCATACCTAGCCGGATATGTCGTACGCAGGATCCATGACCCCCCCACTTTACGTACGGCCGAACCAAACCAAGCTtatcgaagtggaggacgtCCATaacccactcaccaaagggAATCAACGACGACAAGTTACCGTATCCAGGTTGACACTTGGTTTGGTCTTTACAGCATCTCTGGGAACTCCCATTCGGTACTCGTGCAAGGTGTAAGCGGACTGCTGTCAACATGTCTACAGATATCTTGAACCCATATTTGGACCGATTCGCAAGACCTTTCGTCAAGTACAATTCACTTTACCCAACCTATTTTGCGCTACATTTAGCGGTGTTTGTTGGCAAACAATACTCTCAAAGATTCAAGAACGATGTACGTCACCATCAAACCTCTTACTGCAGTCTATCTGCTGAATAGCATGGTTCGCTGACCAATATAACTCGTCcgaaggtcgaggtggagagcTATGAGATCGTGCGACAATTGTGTATTGGGCAGAGTTTGAAACAGGGTCAAATACCTACAATATGGTGAGTCTCGACCGACTGTGACTTTCCGATGCATCCTCTGTGTCATGTGTTCTCTAGCGCAT
Encoded here:
- a CDS encoding 40S ribosomal protein uS13, which produces MSFAPLEAHQQFQHILRLLNTNVKGQGKIMYALTEIKGVGRRYANLVCKKADVDLNKRAGELNSDELERIVTIMQNPAQFKIPTWFLNRQRDINDGKNHHILSNVIDQRLREDLERLKKIRSHRGLRHHWGLRVRGQHTKTTGRRVGKAVAGKKK
- a CDS encoding 60S ribosomal protein eL42; the protein is MLMIFLMLLFVVMIIGSTSPNCKGKACKKHTPHKVTQYKKGKDSLAAQGKRRYDRKQSGYGGQTKPVFHKKAKTTKKVVLRLECTSCKTKHQLSLKRCKHFELGGDKKQRGAAINF